TAGCAAAATCAAAATCTGAAATACACAAATATTCTCCCGAAGTTTTTACTGTCTTTTTCTAATCGGTGATAAAGTTTTTTTATTTCGGGTTGTTGTAAGAAACGAATAACTTTCTTTTTTAACTGACCACTTCCTTTACCGGGAATAATTTCAACAGTTTCTATTTTGCAATCTATTGCTTCCTGAATAATATCGTGCAAAAATTTATCAATATCTTTACTCTTATTGTATATTTCGTGAAGATCAAGCTTAAGTTTAGCCATCAAACACTATTATTTCTTAACAGCTTCTTTTATGTCAACTGCAATCACCTTAAGTTTTACTGGACTACTACCGGCATTTAGAATGCTAACTAAATCATCAGCTTCTTCTTTAGTGAAATTTCCTGAGATTGATGAGTTTCCACCTTTTATTTCCTGATTAACAATTGGAAAAGAATAAACATAATTGTC
This sequence is a window from Bacteroidia bacterium. Protein-coding genes within it:
- a CDS encoding Smr/MutS family protein — its product is MAKLKLDLHEIYNKSKDIDKFLHDIIQEAIDCKIETVEIIPGKGSGQLKKKVIRFLQQPEIKKLYHRLEKDSKNFGRIFVYFRF